The following proteins are co-located in the Bacillus pumilus genome:
- a CDS encoding type I polyketide synthase yields MSDQEQWTESGLEIAVVGLAGTFPGAPDVQTFWENVSQGKESVTFFTDEELKAAGVDETLLKHPDYVKAKPYLQGAASFDADFFGYTPREASIMDPQIRLMHECTWHALEDAGYEPEQYDGLIGLYAGASSNLSWMGQHMSSLEKNEDVFQIMHLNDPSFASRVAYKLNLKGPSVSVQTACSTSLVAIHMACQGLIGGECDLALAGGVTLHQPQITGYQHQEGMIYSPDGHCRPFDEKAKGTIFGEGAGVVALKRLKDALEDGDFIYAVVKGSATNNDGSNKVGYTAPSVSGQASVIESALEMAETEPETISYIEAHGTGTPVGDPIEIEALTRAFQTDQQGFCRIGSVKANIGHLDAASGVAGFIKTVMMLHHRQFVPMPHFDKPNHRIPFDQTPFYVGTNKEEWKASQLPRRAGVSAFGIGGANAHVILEEAKPRKANNPDSSKELIVLSARSKHDMKNMTKNLKEYVSSHHELSLGEAAYTLQSGRRAFQYRKTFVCSTRDELLEQLQVLNEETVGRESALFKRMSMRLTGYHEAGLREYIKLYEKDHSFKTEVDRFISLIQSVLPIEKDQLFHSKQHGQAEVAMLIMTSAFAYQLRELGIEPDVWIGEGSGVWTALYAAGGLELTEAASIVYHLRDTQKVDQWLSTLPPKTLHQPVYIQQTGEELTTFQPSSAKRFLDMGQAVKPSLIEQESTALIIDLSMKQGIMVEKGAEKTTEPLDGDILQIAGVLWEMGVDLAFPLTDEKNRQRIPLPGYPFHKKDFSAQTKPMAAIEPYKPQEEKRVFTSLASLQKDIHDIVQTHFGFDQIDDESPFFEFGATSLDISQLAAKISERMDQKIDTVQLYRFATVASLSEYLFEEQAEREQTPASLPVKITSPEHTDIAIVGMAGRFPGASSLEDFWQRLVNGEEMIHFFTEEELKKAGLDASVYQHPNFIGAKGRLQHIEGFDADFFNYSAREAELMDPQFRLLHECAWEALEDAGCDPDRMAGKIGVYTGTSPNHEWLTRFAHQMEATEQFSAMLLNDREFFSTQLSYKLNLHGPSVTMQTACSTSLVNIGMACQALLNQECDAALAGGVTVSSPENIGYIYQDGMIQSKDGHCRPFDQEASGTIFGDGAGIVLLKRYEDAIRDGNPIHAVIKGVGVNNDGNRKAGFTAPSVEGQAEVLKETYEKSGIDPASIGYLEAHGTGTKMGDPIEVSALSQVFKGTEPLTIPIGSVKSNVGHLNSAAGIAGLFKAILAIQHKTIPPTIHYESPNEDIPFKDTPFYVNQKALYWKEADEPRRAGVSSFGIGGTNAHMIIEEGILVKQKPASLQKQLLVLSAKTDTALAAMTDQLKHYVIHHPQVPLEDIAYTLRYGRKQFPYRKAIVLSSADEWLQQKQLETNVFRSKKWRKATFMFSGQGAQYAGMMRGLYEAEPVFKWEADRCFKYVLETEQVDLKAIVFSEDETNQDITKTSNAQPLLFIFEYALAKLLQHSGVEPESMIGHSIGEYVAACLSGVFSLESALTLVMARGRMMQGMEKGAMLSVQLPEAELGSMIDESLSVAAVNAKDLCVVSGQEEHVNAFEKKLQDKGIVTRQLHTSHAFHSYMMEPMLEAFHQFVEQVELHEPTIPFISNVTGTWATSEEVMTASYWTNHLRGTVRFHAGLSQLFTDEVRAFIEVGPGNSLTALAKRHENKESHHEVLNMVRHAREQADDHAYFLKRIGELWAGGYEVKTQQSPTQEERQLISLPTYPFERKRYWIEAGKPASPPQLSAHKETKKKEMGEWFYLPSWEQQPLEPVFEKETEEQTWLIFREQNAFHELFTQSFNQQGIKAISVTKGEAYQEQGQSFTINPAEGQHYRNMLDSLSNKGVNITRILHLWEAAKEDDIASRQTAFQAHIEKGYYSLIFLSQAIAAQKNIRECRLFTVTSGIQPVTGHETICAEKSAMLGPCKVISQEYHHIKCWNIDVEDVPDMMSWKEQTLVDLIVQEIMQPGKDQLVAYRNRQRWVQSYKRMPLQKEDGLPKMIRPNGVYLITGGLGGIGFVLSKMLAKEGNVHLYLTGRTALPPRGEWASYVHQENADEAQRTRIEKVLELERLGATVEAVQANAGNLDQMKHVFEAIRQKHGGVHGVFHAAGLPGSTSFRAIKDIPSTLAQGEDQFQSKVKGLDVLEQLLDQEQADFCLLFSSISALLGGLGFSAYSAANLYMDAFAARINQHSQTPWMCVNWDAWNFWGELESTIGESINELAILPEEGAELFQYVLSNRQNRHMLVSTGSLDERIDQWLSLEPKAAESEDSYEVSKHERPELSNPYVAPRNETEKAICQVWQDFMGMEQVGIHDNFFDLGASSLDIVQVTNRLNQALQTNEAVVTLFTYPSVAELAKYIKPSDESKEESMEEELAVVTSGDRRARFKQQRNKRLRGGIENE; encoded by the coding sequence ATGTCTGATCAAGAGCAATGGACCGAATCTGGACTTGAAATTGCAGTAGTAGGATTAGCAGGTACGTTTCCCGGAGCACCGGATGTCCAAACGTTTTGGGAAAATGTATCGCAAGGGAAGGAATCCGTTACGTTTTTCACTGATGAGGAATTAAAGGCAGCTGGTGTAGATGAGACGCTGCTAAAGCATCCTGATTATGTGAAGGCCAAGCCATATTTACAAGGTGCGGCATCATTTGATGCAGACTTCTTTGGCTATACTCCGCGAGAGGCTTCGATCATGGATCCGCAAATTCGATTGATGCATGAATGTACATGGCATGCGCTAGAAGACGCTGGCTATGAGCCTGAGCAATACGATGGGTTAATTGGCCTTTATGCTGGTGCATCTAGCAATCTATCGTGGATGGGGCAGCATATGTCGTCACTTGAAAAGAACGAAGATGTGTTTCAAATCATGCATCTCAATGACCCGTCCTTTGCTTCTCGGGTTGCCTATAAATTAAATCTAAAAGGTCCAAGTGTATCGGTACAAACGGCTTGCTCCACGTCGCTTGTTGCTATCCATATGGCCTGCCAAGGATTAATCGGTGGAGAATGTGACCTTGCGTTAGCTGGCGGTGTCACACTCCATCAGCCGCAGATTACAGGATATCAACACCAAGAAGGAATGATTTATTCTCCTGATGGCCATTGCCGACCATTTGATGAGAAAGCAAAAGGGACCATTTTTGGAGAAGGTGCAGGCGTTGTGGCGCTAAAACGATTAAAAGATGCGCTAGAAGACGGAGATTTTATTTATGCCGTCGTGAAAGGGTCTGCAACGAACAATGATGGAAGCAATAAAGTCGGCTATACGGCTCCAAGTGTCAGTGGTCAGGCAAGCGTCATTGAATCTGCTTTAGAAATGGCTGAGACAGAACCAGAGACGATTTCTTATATCGAAGCACATGGAACGGGTACACCAGTTGGAGATCCGATAGAGATTGAAGCGCTCACTCGTGCTTTTCAAACAGATCAACAAGGCTTTTGCCGGATTGGATCAGTGAAAGCCAATATTGGTCATTTAGATGCTGCAAGCGGCGTGGCTGGGTTTATCAAAACAGTCATGATGCTGCATCATCGTCAATTTGTCCCGATGCCGCACTTTGATAAGCCGAATCACCGTATTCCATTTGATCAAACCCCATTTTATGTTGGGACAAATAAAGAAGAGTGGAAGGCGTCTCAATTGCCAAGGAGAGCTGGAGTCAGCGCCTTTGGCATAGGTGGTGCAAATGCCCATGTCATCTTAGAAGAGGCAAAGCCGAGAAAAGCAAACAACCCGGACTCGTCCAAAGAATTAATCGTGCTGTCAGCCAGATCAAAGCATGACATGAAGAACATGACAAAAAACCTGAAGGAATATGTTTCCTCACATCATGAACTCTCACTTGGTGAAGCTGCTTACACCTTACAAAGTGGAAGAAGGGCCTTCCAATACCGAAAAACGTTTGTCTGTTCCACGAGGGATGAATTACTAGAGCAGCTACAAGTTCTAAACGAAGAGACTGTAGGCAGAGAAAGTGCTCTTTTCAAACGGATGAGCATGAGGTTGACTGGCTATCATGAGGCAGGCTTACGTGAATATATCAAGCTGTATGAGAAAGACCATTCTTTCAAGACAGAAGTGGATCGATTCATTAGCCTCATCCAATCCGTGTTACCTATAGAAAAAGATCAGCTGTTCCATTCAAAACAACATGGTCAAGCAGAAGTGGCTATGCTGATCATGACATCGGCTTTTGCCTATCAGCTGAGGGAACTCGGGATTGAACCAGACGTATGGATTGGAGAAGGGAGCGGGGTGTGGACAGCTTTATACGCAGCCGGCGGTCTTGAACTGACAGAAGCGGCATCCATTGTGTATCACCTTCGTGACACTCAAAAGGTGGATCAATGGCTTTCTACTTTGCCTCCAAAAACACTGCATCAGCCTGTTTACATTCAACAGACCGGTGAGGAACTGACCACCTTCCAACCATCGTCTGCAAAGCGTTTCCTTGATATGGGCCAGGCTGTAAAGCCGTCTTTGATTGAGCAGGAATCAACAGCCTTGATCATCGATCTTTCAATGAAACAAGGGATCATGGTTGAAAAAGGAGCAGAAAAAACAACCGAACCACTTGATGGAGACATCCTTCAAATCGCAGGTGTTCTTTGGGAAATGGGGGTCGACTTAGCTTTTCCTTTAACAGATGAGAAGAACAGGCAGCGTATTCCGCTCCCAGGGTATCCATTTCATAAAAAAGACTTCTCTGCACAAACAAAACCGATGGCAGCCATTGAACCGTACAAGCCACAGGAGGAAAAACGTGTATTTACATCGCTCGCTTCTTTACAAAAAGACATTCATGACATTGTTCAAACTCATTTTGGGTTTGATCAAATAGACGATGAATCACCATTTTTTGAATTTGGTGCGACATCTCTTGATATATCCCAGCTTGCAGCGAAAATATCTGAGCGAATGGATCAAAAAATTGACACCGTTCAATTGTATCGTTTTGCCACAGTGGCAAGCCTTTCTGAATATTTGTTTGAAGAACAGGCAGAACGTGAACAAACACCTGCTTCTCTCCCAGTAAAGATCACGTCGCCGGAACATACAGATATTGCAATTGTCGGAATGGCAGGAAGGTTCCCAGGGGCGTCGTCGCTAGAAGACTTTTGGCAGCGTCTTGTGAATGGCGAGGAAATGATTCACTTTTTCACAGAAGAAGAGCTCAAGAAAGCAGGGCTGGATGCGTCTGTTTATCAGCATCCGAATTTTATCGGAGCAAAAGGCCGTTTACAACATATCGAGGGCTTTGATGCAGACTTCTTCAACTATTCTGCTAGAGAGGCAGAGCTGATGGATCCGCAGTTCAGACTCTTGCATGAATGTGCTTGGGAGGCGCTTGAGGATGCTGGCTGTGACCCTGACAGAATGGCTGGGAAAATTGGCGTTTATACAGGAACAAGTCCAAATCATGAGTGGCTGACGCGCTTTGCACATCAAATGGAAGCAACAGAGCAATTCAGTGCGATGCTGTTAAATGATCGTGAGTTCTTTAGTACGCAGCTTTCTTATAAATTGAATTTACACGGGCCTAGTGTGACCATGCAGACAGCTTGTTCGACCTCACTTGTCAATATTGGCATGGCCTGTCAAGCATTATTGAATCAAGAATGTGATGCAGCGCTGGCTGGCGGTGTGACGGTCAGCTCTCCAGAAAATATCGGCTACATCTATCAAGATGGGATGATTCAATCAAAAGATGGCCATTGCCGTCCGTTTGACCAAGAGGCGAGCGGAACCATTTTCGGAGATGGAGCGGGGATTGTTCTGTTAAAACGTTACGAAGATGCCATCAGAGACGGCAATCCGATTCATGCTGTCATCAAAGGGGTTGGTGTGAATAATGATGGCAACCGGAAAGCTGGTTTTACAGCACCGAGTGTAGAAGGACAGGCAGAGGTTCTAAAAGAAACGTATGAAAAATCAGGCATAGATCCCGCTTCCATCGGTTATTTAGAAGCGCATGGAACAGGGACAAAAATGGGAGATCCAATCGAGGTATCTGCCCTTAGCCAAGTGTTCAAAGGAACAGAGCCGCTGACGATTCCAATCGGTTCTGTCAAAAGTAACGTTGGACACTTAAATAGTGCGGCAGGGATTGCCGGTCTGTTTAAAGCCATTTTGGCCATACAGCATAAAACGATCCCGCCGACCATTCATTATGAGTCGCCAAATGAGGATATTCCTTTCAAAGATACACCGTTTTATGTAAATCAAAAGGCGCTCTACTGGAAGGAAGCAGATGAGCCGAGAAGAGCGGGGGTCAGTTCTTTCGGAATTGGCGGAACGAACGCCCATATGATCATAGAAGAAGGAATACTGGTGAAGCAGAAACCAGCTTCTTTGCAAAAGCAGCTGCTCGTCCTATCTGCAAAAACGGACACCGCTTTAGCGGCAATGACGGATCAATTAAAGCACTATGTGATACATCATCCTCAAGTTCCGCTTGAAGATATCGCTTATACATTGCGCTATGGCAGAAAGCAATTTCCGTACCGAAAAGCCATTGTGCTCTCATCTGCTGATGAATGGCTGCAGCAAAAACAACTTGAAACCAATGTGTTCCGAAGCAAAAAATGGCGTAAAGCTACCTTTATGTTCTCGGGTCAAGGCGCTCAATATGCTGGCATGATGCGCGGGTTATACGAAGCAGAGCCTGTGTTCAAATGGGAAGCAGACAGGTGCTTCAAATATGTCCTGGAAACGGAACAAGTTGATTTAAAGGCCATTGTTTTTTCAGAGGATGAAACAAACCAAGACATCACAAAAACATCAAATGCCCAGCCGCTTCTTTTCATATTCGAATACGCATTAGCAAAGCTGCTGCAGCATAGCGGCGTTGAGCCGGAATCGATGATTGGACACAGTATTGGCGAATACGTTGCCGCTTGTTTGTCAGGTGTCTTCTCACTGGAGTCTGCTTTAACACTCGTGATGGCAAGAGGCAGAATGATGCAAGGCATGGAAAAAGGCGCCATGCTTAGTGTGCAATTACCGGAGGCAGAGCTTGGCTCGATGATCGATGAATCGCTTTCCGTTGCTGCTGTCAATGCAAAAGACCTTTGTGTCGTCTCTGGGCAGGAAGAGCATGTCAACGCTTTTGAAAAGAAGCTGCAAGACAAAGGGATTGTCACAAGACAGCTCCATACTTCCCATGCCTTTCATTCTTACATGATGGAGCCGATGCTGGAGGCGTTTCATCAATTCGTAGAGCAAGTGGAATTGCATGAGCCGACGATTCCGTTCATCTCCAATGTGACAGGCACGTGGGCGACAAGTGAAGAGGTGATGACAGCATCTTATTGGACAAATCACCTTCGTGGAACCGTTCGTTTTCATGCTGGCTTGTCTCAGCTATTCACCGATGAAGTACGAGCTTTCATTGAGGTAGGACCTGGAAACAGCTTGACAGCATTAGCGAAACGTCATGAAAACAAAGAGTCTCATCATGAAGTGCTGAATATGGTGAGACATGCAAGGGAACAAGCGGATGATCATGCGTATTTCTTAAAACGAATAGGAGAGCTATGGGCAGGAGGCTACGAGGTCAAGACGCAGCAAAGTCCAACTCAAGAGGAGCGTCAGCTTATCTCGCTGCCAACCTATCCATTCGAGCGTAAACGATATTGGATTGAAGCAGGGAAGCCGGCTTCTCCTCCGCAGCTATCAGCTCATAAGGAAACGAAGAAGAAAGAGATGGGAGAATGGTTCTACCTGCCTTCATGGGAGCAGCAGCCGCTAGAACCAGTTTTCGAAAAAGAAACAGAAGAACAAACGTGGCTCATTTTCAGGGAACAGAATGCCTTTCATGAACTGTTTACACAATCATTCAATCAACAAGGAATCAAGGCCATTTCTGTCACAAAGGGTGAAGCTTACCAAGAGCAAGGTCAATCGTTTACGATCAACCCGGCAGAAGGCCAGCATTATCGAAACATGCTAGATTCATTGTCTAATAAAGGTGTCAATATCACTCGTATTCTGCATTTATGGGAAGCTGCAAAAGAAGATGACATCGCGAGTCGTCAAACCGCTTTTCAGGCACATATTGAAAAAGGCTATTACAGCTTAATTTTCTTATCTCAAGCCATTGCGGCTCAAAAAAATATTCGAGAATGCCGTCTGTTTACTGTCACTAGCGGGATTCAGCCAGTCACAGGGCATGAGACGATTTGTGCAGAGAAAAGTGCAATGCTTGGACCATGTAAAGTCATTTCACAGGAATACCACCATATCAAATGCTGGAATATCGATGTGGAAGACGTGCCAGACATGATGTCTTGGAAGGAACAAACACTTGTCGATCTCATTGTGCAGGAAATCATGCAGCCTGGAAAGGACCAGCTTGTGGCGTATCGCAATCGTCAACGCTGGGTGCAGAGCTACAAACGTATGCCGCTGCAAAAAGAAGATGGCCTTCCGAAGATGATCAGACCAAATGGCGTGTATCTCATCACAGGTGGATTAGGAGGCATCGGATTTGTTCTATCAAAGATGCTGGCGAAAGAAGGAAATGTACATCTTTATTTAACAGGAAGAACGGCATTGCCGCCAAGAGGTGAATGGGCGTCATACGTTCATCAAGAAAATGCGGATGAAGCGCAGCGTACGAGAATTGAGAAAGTACTCGAGCTTGAACGATTAGGTGCAACAGTTGAAGCGGTGCAGGCGAATGCGGGAAATCTTGATCAAATGAAGCATGTATTTGAGGCCATTCGTCAAAAACATGGCGGCGTTCATGGTGTGTTCCATGCGGCAGGATTACCAGGGAGTACATCCTTCCGAGCGATCAAAGATATACCTTCTACACTTGCGCAGGGAGAGGATCAATTCCAATCAAAGGTGAAAGGGCTCGATGTGCTGGAGCAGCTGCTAGATCAAGAGCAAGCGGATTTTTGTCTCCTCTTTTCATCCATTAGCGCATTGCTTGGGGGCTTAGGATTCTCTGCTTACTCAGCGGCCAACTTATATATGGATGCATTTGCAGCTAGAATCAATCAACATAGTCAAACCCCGTGGATGTGTGTGAACTGGGATGCGTGGAATTTCTGGGGTGAGCTAGAATCGACAATTGGAGAATCGATTAATGAGCTTGCGATTTTACCAGAAGAGGGTGCCGAGCTGTTCCAATATGTTCTTTCTAATCGACAGAATCGTCACATGCTCGTGTCCACAGGTAGTCTTGATGAACGGATAGATCAATGGCTTTCACTAGAGCCTAAGGCAGCAGAGAGTGAGGATTCATATGAGGTGTCTAAGCACGAAAGGCCAGAGCTGAGCAATCCATATGTGGCTCCTCGAAATGAAACTGAAAAAGCGATCTGTCAAGTATGGCAGGACTTTATGGGCATGGAGCAAGTGGGCATTCACGACAACTTCTTTGATCTTGGCGCAAGTTCACTGGATATTGTTCAAGTCACCAATCGGTTAAATCAAGCACTTCAAACAAATGAAGCGGTTGTGACCTTGTTTACGTACCCATCTGTCGCAGAGCTTGCGAAATATATTAAGCCTTCTGATGAATCGAAGGAAGAATCGATGGAAGAAGAACTAGCCGTCGTCACATCAGGTGATCGAAGAGCTCGTTTTAAACAGCAACGGAATAAAAGATTGAGAGGCGGAATCGAGAATGAATGA